The DNA sequence ACACAAGTACAATCCGACAAACTGAAGTGTCCCATTATTTGATCACAACCTAATAGTCATAGGCAGCAAAATCAAACCGACTGGTCTTAATCCAACTGATATCCGAATGGGGTAAATGATCAAACGCGCCTGAATATGAATAAAACCACATCTTAGGAGTATGAAGATTGGTTAGATCGccatatataaaacaaaatggaTAAGTGACAATAATTCATGGGTATGATAATGTGATGGGAGCATATAAGACAAGGTGGCTATCAGTCATTAATTGTTTATCTGATGGTAGCTATAGCGTAAATTCTAAGACAAATAAAGGTGGATATAGTAGGGCCACTTGTGAATATAAGTCTTGAATCATGCCCCCAAGATCCAAATCCATCCAAGTGGTGGGTAGCCCCACCACTTGTCTAAAgttgtacaaaataaataaaatacaccCAAAACAGAATTACCTAAACTTTCCTCCACCCACCGCCATGTGGGTATTAATCAATTTATcaggaaataaaaaaagttgatgTGACCCCACCATGATGAAAGGCAGCATGATGAACGGGAAAGATTAGTCCAACAAAACGTAGTGCATAATCTAAAGTCTATCCAAGACAAGATTCCAATGACCCATTTACTTCAAAGCTAAGATGGTATTCAATTCTAAATACAAGGAATCTTGAAAACTCTATTGCTTGCAGATGGAAGCAACTGAAGACAACCCAAACACGCAGGACCCATTATACACCCTTCTATTTTAGCTTCAAACAAACCATATGTCATGTATAACACATAACACAATTTCATATGAAGATAACATAGACGATGTGCagtgggaaaaaaaagaggtatttatatataaagaaaacctGCAACAGTTTACATTGATTAAGGTAGGCAGgcaaacaaagaaaatgtaaaaggaGATGAACAAGAACAAGTTAATAGAAAATTAAAGGATTGAAGTTAAAAGGGATTAAAGAAAAACCccgttctttttttctttgggtgTCATTGTTTCTCCTCTGTTCTTCACGTTAAGGCCTCTTGATTCTTGGCAGAGAGCCGTTTCAGAAACTCATATGTAGTGATCATTGTTGTTGCAGACATGGACATTGAAGCCCACCGAGGCCCCAAACCTCTGTAACAAGCCATCCATCCACCTTCTCTAACCAAATTCCTAACTGTCTGCCCAATGGTCGGTCCGCGCCGCCCATTCTCTTCCCCGTCCAAAACTTGTAATCGCGTCTTAATTGTGTCGAGGGGCATTGTGATTAATGCCGATACACCACCTGCCATGGCTGCACTCACCCCCTGAACCGCCATTACCGTTTTCGAATCGGGCCTAAAGGTGCTTACACCATTTTCACCAGTCTCGTCATCTTTCTTGCACAAATAAACACCAATTCCACTCCATATGAGCCTTTGTGCAACAGAGTAAGATGCCCACCAAACCGCATTCGATGGAGCATAGGTTAATATCGATATCCCAAATCCTCTATACAAACCCCTTGGCCCATCTGTGTTCAGAATCTTCCTAAATGCATCGATCCCACCAAGGTATTTACACGAAGATGCATTcggaattttcaatttttccccAGGTCCACAACCACAACCACCACCACCTTGCACCATAAGTCTCTGGCTCACCACATCAATTGGGGTCCAAACAAGCTGTGCTGCCATTGCAGCGCTCAAACCCGCCGCTGCATTGGCGATGGCCGCCGCAGTCGGTTCCGGAAAACCTAATCTAACCGTCGCTGTTCCAACATTACTCTTCGTAACCTCAAGCGCAGTCATGTACAGTGCTCGAGCTGGGATTGTACCCATTAGAGAAGTCCCAAATCCTCTATACAGAGCTCGAAACCCCTCGTGCCTAACAATCGAAAACGCAGTTCTGATAGAAGAAACTTGAGATTGAGCTATCTGCTGCCTCGTCTTCAACACCACCACCGGATAAAGCGTCGCCGATACACCTGAAAAAAGCGCGGCGCCGAGGAAAAAGAACTTCGACTTATCAAGCATTTCCCAGTCAATATCAGCCGGTAAATGAATCTCTTGTGCCGAATCCTCTTCGGCCGCACTCAAACTCATCTTCGCCACCTTCAACGACTCACTCCAATTCCCCAGAACACCTACACCTGTACAAACCCCCAAACTCTAACCCTATTCCCCAACTGTACAACCACCAAGAAAATACTAGACAACAACTATAATACAAACTCAAATCAACGACTCTCAgggctttttttccttttgcgAAGCCAGATTTTGGATCGGACGTGGAACACAGCGAACGGATCTAACATTTCTCGATTCTCACCGGACATTCCGAACCGGACTCGATCATCGTCGTCGCAGACCCTGTGATCTCCGAGCGACGACCGGAAAACCTCGCCGGAAAGATCGGATCTCGCCGGATAAACCTAGGGCTTGTTCGTAAACTACacaattgaaacaaaattatctatttatatatctatatatatctatatatagaTACAGCTATAGTTAGACAGAGAAAATTCTAGagacataaaaaagaaagagaatatgTACACTGGGAGATGGAGATTGGGGAGGGGGAGACGGGCGTGGGTAACCGGAAATGCCGAGGCTTATTTTAAGGGGAAATATGAAGAGAGAGGCGTGGGGCGACTGACACGTGGCGGTCACCGGTTAGGGGAGATTTGGTTAGGGTTTTTGTCAGGGCGGGATGTTCGAGCCTACTGCTCGACAGGTTGATGACGTGTCATCCCTATCCGGAGATTACATTTGGTGTGGAGCTCGCTTGGCCGCCACCTATCCCCCTGAGCCAATCACAATTTGCCACGTTACAAAATCTGTGcagtgtttttcatttttaccctatctaatttgtaataattccaaatttttttataatttgttttttttggtatttaGTAACTTTTTGACATGTTTCATCATCATTTATCATATAAGAATATTGATATGTGGACTGAACTTGGGCCCTCTTGGGTTGGGTTGGGCTTGGTCGACCTTGGCTTAGCCCAATAAGGTCTTTGGTTTCCAATGATCCTTTTATTAAACAAGCCTTTCTACTGGAACTGTTCGATAATTTGgaataactaataaaataacttatcatatctcatacGGGATGAAATATCTTATGTCTTCTATTATCCTATTCTATGTTATATCTAATCAAATACAGGATAAAATATCTTATATCTTCTATTATCCTATTTTATGTTATATCtaatcaaccaaacatgacttAATTGATACAAACTCCAACTTATCCTTTACGAGAAGGGTGTCGTATGAAAGTAAAAATAGGTCTATATTGAACAACTCGAACCCAAATTGAGGGCTCATTAATGTCCATATAATGTAAAgtataaatctatttatttttattcattaaaaatatctaaaaaattaattactatatttatatatgattttaaaataaagatagtaatttaatatatatatatatatatatttccaaatttatcaaaataccatattttatcagtttataattattaattatatgagttaaaaaattaataattaaaccATGATTAGAGTTTCtaattatgtttggttgctaagaaaaatgTTAGCAAATTTCTAAGTTTAGTTTCATTGATTTCTCTCTATATTTTATGTGGTGAATTTTCTAATAAGGTGGATTTTCTAATTATGAATTTGTgataaaaaaacaccaaaaaagcTTTGCCAATGCTCTATATTAATGATAATTGCGATTGTTCCACAAATATATTTACAGCTCTTGAAATCCCAGAAAAGAGAAGACTCGTACCTCTACAATGTCAAGTTGTGTGTCAAAACTTCGGCTCTATCTTCTGTAACCTCATTCACATAATGTACAGTTTCCATCAGTGGATGTGACTTTTCTCACCTCAAGTACCTTCAACTAGCAAAATTCTCTCTTATTGTAAACAAAATTGTAAAGCAACTGGAGCCAATGAGATGCCCCGCTTCGGTGGAGTTTACGAGTAAAAGCACGTATGTACGCAAATGAAACGAATCCGGGTTTTTTCATAATCCATGCAGTTTACTGGGTTTGATAAGAAGCATTAGGCAAAGCTCTTGATCGAGTCGATTCAGTCCCTTGAATGCTGCATAAGCTCAAACCACTGCAGCAGCTCGAGAGAGCAACCAAGATGATAAATATTAGTTCTTTGAACAGCTCTAGTATGCAGTTATGGGTTGAGGTTTAATtgcaaagagagagagagagagagagagagagagagagagagagataacaATACCTGTCTCAATAAATCAGCCAGTGTCCTGGGAAGTGCTTCAATGTTCTTCAGTATGATGTAGTAGGGGAAGGGGAATGAATCTAGATACTTGGAAATTTTCATGTTCCCACCTTGAAATGATACTTCCTGGAGACAAAAAATGGCAGAGGGGCCACACGGTTAAAGATGTGTATGGCAGAGCTCGAAAATAGCATGAGATGAGATTGGAATTGAACAAGGAAATACCTGGAGGTCCATGATGGACTCTTGTGGGCTATCTAGAAGCAGAAATGCGACCATACGCTTTCGACTCAGGACATCCCTAACGCAGCGCTTCAAGTTCTCCTGTCATTGATCAGAAAAGATGTAGAATAAGTTCTGGGATGATGACACCAGGTGAGCAGATTTGTGTTTTGGTCAAAATTGATGTTAAAGGTGAGGCATGAGGGTACCTTTTCGATGAACCGACCATCTGCTATGATCAAGACAAGCTGCTGAAGTGGGTTCTGTCCAGATGGGAGTCGAGCATTTGCAACAGCAGTGTCTAGCATGTTGTTCAAATACTTCAACAGATCAACCACTGGTTCATCCTTGATGGTATTCTCTTGCTTAAATGTCAAATTGGAGATCATCTGTTCCAGCCAAATTAATCACAACAAAATCAATGAACACATCTCTAAACATGGAATGAAGAGAGTATGAAAAACagatgattgaaaaaaaaaatccgatACTCTTTTTTCTGTATTCATGCATGAGAAGATAATCATGATAGTTTTCAGTGTCCTAACCTTGATCCCAGCCTCTCCAGTAAAAGATTGATCAAAATCATGTAGTAATCTTACGTTTccctcctttccatagctggcCACAGCCAAGTTCCCCACTTCCAGTTGGGACATGGCCCGACATACTGTCACTAAAGCTTCGATAGCAACATCCCCACAACAGCTCTCTGACATACTCCGAGAATCGTCCACAGCAATGACAACTTGGTAATCACGCTTGTTGGGTCGAGTCCGCCTCAGCCAGATTTTATCTTTCCTGTAATGACTCGCTATGTATGGAATTACCTGATATTTCCCcaattatgcaaaaaaaaaaaagaaaaaaaaaaaaaacctctcagAAGTAGAATAAATCTAGGCACAGAAAAATCAACAGAgtttttatactaaaatatgtatattatattGCTGTTTACCTTCTTCATGTTAATCCTTTTCCCAGTCTTATAGTCTCCTTGGAGCTTGCTAGCTAGAGTAGGTTCCATAACGAGACGCAACTGTTCGGCCAACTCCTGAGACAACCTTGTTGTGAGCAGCTCATATCTTCTCCAGAGAGCAGCTGCATTGTCTTTCATATCACTGGATGCTTCCTCAAGATTCTTGGCTTTTCCTAGCTCATCACTCACAGAAAGTTTACTGAGTTGATATATGTCCTCATTCAAGTAAGATCTCTTGATGGAGACCAAACTTTCTGACACACTTCCAGGATCACTATCATCCTGACCGTGAACTTCTGGGGATGTTTCCTTTGGTGAAACCTCTGAATCTGAAATCTGCATCTGCTCCTCTATCCTTTTCTTGAGATTCAGGGCAGAACTCTTAATAGGGTCTGTTTCagaattttgtttctcattctccttagtgAGGTGTTCTTTTTGTGCCATAACCCCGTCAACATCGGGCTCATTTTGAGTGATATTCTTGTCAATCTGGTCAAATGTTGCAGGTCCCAATGCCTGGGCAGTTCCTTTCTCAAACTCAGAAACATATCCATATTCATCTGCATTCTCATCCTCCACATTATCCGGAGCCTCTGTGTTATCTTCCTGCAGATCAGAAGACACTCTGGCTCTTTCTTTCCACTCCTCAAGTGCATCCCCAACATTACGGTAAGGGTTTGCTTGGGTTTTCTGAATGGATGAAGAATCTTGCTGAGGCAATTGAGTTTTGGGTTGATCATTGGTGAGTTTCCCATCCATAGATGAGTCAGCCACCATCATCTCCATCTCAGAAGTATCATTGGAAGGTAAGCCACTTATAGGTGCAAGGTTATTGTGAATATCACTGCTATTAGACCATTTTGTTTCTGGTGCCATGTTTCTTGAATCTGCAGCCTGCATGTCATCCTTTGGTTGTGTTGCAGATTCTGCATTGGGCACATGATCACTAATGAAGTCAGAATTTCCTGGTCCCAAGACATCTTTCCTTGGTGCTTCTAAATCCATGTCAGCTTTCTCTTCATTACCCTTCCCCAGATCATCGCTCTCAGAATTTCCATCCACTTGTCCAGATTCTGCCTCTTCAAGATTTTCATCTGCTGCATTGGAATCTTCTTCCTTACCATCACCATTCTCAGTAAACTCGTCATGCTCTTCAGGATGTGCCTCTTCCATGGGATCTGCACCCTCTTGTTCATCCATGTCCAAATCTTCTTTCATTGGATTTGTCTCATCAAGCTTTAATCCTGAAGGATCCGCAAATGCTTCCTCTTTGTCcatgttcatgtcatccatgttCTCTGTATTGCCAAGATCATCTTGGCTTCCAATCTCATCGTTTTGTTCGTTAGATTCATCCTGATTAAGCTGTCCAGGTTCATCAGCAGCAGCGGCAGCATCATCTTCCTTTGCTCTAAGCTCCCTAGAGCTTGCATCCTTGTCCGTGACTGAAGGCCCAGATTCATATTTCTCCTTTGTGTTATTGGCATTTTCATCTGCATCCTTATTCCAGAGTTTCTCATCAACAATCTCACTGTCAGCTCCAGTTTCGCCCATTGCAGAATCCAGTTGCTCATCCCCACTGTCCTCATTGTCATCATCTCCAGATTCTTCACTAACACTGAATGTATCAGCAGCAAAATCCTGATCCATCTCAATCCCTTTATCATTTTTACTAGGGACTTCATCTGACACATCTTGTTCTTCACTTGGCTGTAGAAgaatagaggagaaaaagatGAGATGATAGAGCTTTCAGTAATTAGTTGGAAAAAGAGGAGCTGTACAGTGTATGAAACAGTGTGAACATGCTCTAAATTATAACCTTTTCAGAAGCTCCAAGAAGCTGGTCTTCATCAGTTATCTGATCGCTGACATCCTTTAATCCCACACCCTCCCCCATACCTGTTCCTTTTGCATCTTTAGATGTATCATGGCTATTGTCATCTATTTGGTCTTCTGTAGGAGTGCCAAAGCCTTCAGAATATAAAGAAGCAAAAACATTTGCAAGCACATGAGTCATCATTGATACCTGCATGCAAGTAAATAGATCTAGTCATAATGACATTCAGGATTTGGAATCAACTACTGTCATAAATAATCCACAATCTAAGGCTCCAAACTATTTAAGCTTTTGTCCCccaaaaagagaaggaaatacTTTTATTAGGAAAGGAATATTTAAGAATATACAAAACGATATGGTGTTTTATCCCCAATATTAAGCATCCTTATCCATAAACAAACACTTACTGACTGTACATGGACAAACTCAgtcattttggttttattttaaaagaccTTGTTAAAAGAAAGATACACCATGTaatgaaaaagataaagaaaggaTCATAACAAACTATAGATGTTAAGATGACTGATTACCTTTTTATGCACATCTAAGAAATCATGGAGAAGACCATCACTGAAGCCCGATACTAAGTCCAACAACTGATATAGATGCTTAAAATATGTTTCAACTTGGAAGCATAAACTAGGAATTTTATTCCCAGAATGGTTCAGCAGTTTTCCCTGAGTAAAGCACATTACAAGAGACGGTAAAACAAAACGGATAAGAAAAATCTGTACAAACTGCTTTTATGACAAGATTAAGATGACAAAACTTACTGCATAAAAGATTGTTTTATGAAGTTCATCACAAATACTGTCCAACTGCAGATTCATCACATATGATTCAAATAAAACTTTCCACGAGGTAATATTGTCAGATGACCATTCTGAAAGAGCACAAGTATTATTCAATGGGCCTAGTTTTTGAAATGCATCCATAATATGTTTCAATGTTCTTTCAAAGGCTCCAGAAAACCCTGCTTCAAGTTCAGaatgattttcatcacaaggaCTCAGCTCACTCCTCCCCTCCAGAGCATTATTGAACTGTTCTGCCATTGCTTTCCCCTGCAAAAGTACAAACAATTTTAGTTCAAGTTCTCCTCCAAACACCTGCCTCAATGGAAAGCTAACATGTTGAGGAAAGCTTTTGCTAGATTAAGAGGGATCCTATCTTCTCAAAGATCCACTGTCATTTGCTGGCAAATACGTAAAAACCAATAGAAAGGAGCAACAAAGATGCATGGGATACTATGGATACCTTCTTCATTATATCTTCAAAACGATTAAGCAAAACCTCTTGCACTGATCTTTGATCCACTTCTTGCCTCTGGAAAGCACACAAGCACTCCTCAAACTCCCTTATGACCTGGAAGTTTTGAAATACCAACTGCTCCATTTGTTTTGTAATAACAGGAGGATAAAAGGAAGTTGCTACTGTGGTTAGGGCCCTATTACGGCCGAGAAGATAATCATCCAAAGATTCCTGTTACAGAGTTTGAATAAAACAGTTGAGGAGGAAGGGCTACAGTTGGGATATGGGAGAACGCAATGGATGAACAAATGTGCACCTTAGATTTCTGAAACAGTGGAACAAATTTCTCAATGAAAACAAGAACCCTGTTTGCTGAACCTTTGACATGTTGACAAGTGCTCAAATGGGTACTCTCGACCGTTCTTAGCAACAAAGATTCTTCATGTAACATGGAACACAAACCATCGAACAGTTGCTGCAAAATATGTGAAGAGAAATTAAAACCATCACCATATCAAGCTCTAGAGAATCAGAAAACATTCTACATATGTCAAGCAGGATCCAAAACGTGGAAGCTTACCTTTTGTTGCCACATGTATTTAAGTATGGCATGCTGGTTTGGGGCAACAGAGCACTTGCTATCAGTTCCATTATCACAAGCAGTAGAACTTGAGTACAATTTTTCTAAAGATGCTACACTTTTTCTCAGGTCTTTCACATGCTCGGAGAAATGATAAACTGCATTCCGTTGCTCCTGCTGTATTATTATGAGATGGTCGAGAAAGGAGACTGATCTATTAACctacataaaattttcaaatgaagatAAGCTTGTTAACCATCCTTGTCAATAGAGAGCAAATGGCTGTAGCTCTCATTAGCTGGAAAGTAAACCAGTATGGTGACTGACCAACCAAGTCAGAATTTTGTTGATGGCATGCAAAACTATCAAACAGATTGTAGTATCAACTAATATATAATTCAAGGCATCAACCTGTTCAAGCGTAAAATCCTTGTGAAAATTCAGGCAAATCTGTCGCAGAAGCTGCACTGAGGCTATGCTCTTGAAGTAATATCGGTTTGCCGCACTCCATTCAACATCAGAAACTTCATGGATCAAACTCTGTAACTGGCTGCAAGCAGCTAGATCAACATTTTGATAAGGCAGCCTGCCCTGCATTGGTAACAAATGCTGCACATCATATGATGGCTGTAGCAACCAACTTGACTGGTTGGATTTGAGTTGATCCTACAAGAAGACAATTATCAGAATAAAATCCCCCTAGAACTTGTATAACACAAGATGGACACACACAGTAACACCTTAGACGTTCAAAAAAGGCgttgaaggaaaatggaaaggtTCTTTCTAGAATCCAAGTAAACTTCGAAAACCACAAAAAGTAGCATTCATTCTTTAGTACCTCGAAAAATATGGATTTGTGCCGAGAGAGACCACAACTTTCTAACAGCTTTAGAAGTTCAGACAATGCCCTCCTCTTCCCTAGATTCTTGCTTACATCCTTCCAGAGATCAGCACACTCTGTCACAGTTCTGCATACATGTTCAAGTGTAGACCTTACTTCCCTCCAGTGTTCCAGGTACACAAGACATGGTGATGGTGAAGCTAAGTCCTGCTGGGTGGTATTCTCAACATCTACACAAATTTTAAATCCTCAtggtttttgaaatttgataaatttaaagcACAAAAGACCAACTGAGGAAAGAAGGAAAACCTTGAGCATCCTCAAAACACAAAAATGGGATGTTAAATTCAGGTGTCTTTCCCAGTTGCAATGTTTTCAAGGCAAAAGCTACTTTCTTCCTCCAATCTGGATACCATGCAGATCTGTACCAAGAGAAATTGTGTCAAATTCCAAAAgcagtctttttttttttgtgggggggtggggggtgtttatttttccattttcttttgggAATACAGCATGCTGAAAGTAGACAAatattttaacctatttttatcACTGAACTCTGTCAGATCAGTAGCTGCATTTAACTCCTCTCCATGCTTGTCAGGAAAATCACCAAGGCCCTTCAGCTCCTGTATAGATTTAGATTTTATCCCCCTTTGTGTGGCATCCAGGTTAAGAATAAGCATTACAGGTTGTTGCAGTAGATCCTGTAAGAACAAAATCAACCATATTGCAACTATCAACAAGGAATGAAGCTGACAAAGAATTAAGGTTGTGATTAACACAGTTCTGGTGCAGCAGCATGCAAATTATGGTGGTGAGCAACACAAAAGTAGTCTCACACACAAGCAGAGAAGGGTAAGAACCCTTTTTGTTAAGTTGACAGATAAGGGAAGGGTAAAAAGATGGTGAATTTGTATATTTACTAACTGCTCTGCCATGAATAATTTGCATTCTTTGGCATAAGCAACTGGTCAATTTAATGAGGACTGCAAACAAGTCCCATCACAAAAATTTCAGCTTCAAAACTTTGCATTTGGCTAGGGGACTTGTAGTTCAGTTTCTCTAAAATAGACTAATCTTGCCCCTTCAAATTAGGCTGATGCTTGTGATTGAATGGTAAGGTATTCAAAGCCAAAAATTTCTGGGCCACTTAAATTTGAGATGGTGTGCACAAACCAGAAATATGGAATAAAGAGCTTGTGGATCAATATAAGGGTGCTCACTTACTGGTCTTACTCCCAAATGGATTCATTGAAGAGTGAAAAGAGGAGTATGATTTGTGCTAGCATACAAGAAGATACAATGCAACATAGAAATGAAAGAGCTTTCTCGAACTACTGTTTTTTAAGTGCTAAGCAGAAGAAACTTTAACAAGAAGGTGGAAACAAATTTCTTTAACAGTTAACACAGTATCGTAAAGGATTCTCTAATCAGCTATAACCATATGTAGTCATTGAATGGACATATCCAGATATAGATTGATATGCAGAATCTTTTGTGAGGAAGGAAATCAGCCAGAAGCATTGACTCAATGAAATCCAAACAGTGACAGACCCTTAGTTGTTGGGAAAGAGAGGCATTGAGAATGTAAAACTTGGCATGGTGGTAAATTAATCCTAAgatcaattctaaaaattataacaaaatttataaaattgatcaATCATAAATGAACAAGGTTACATAAATCTAAAAgtaaagaggaagaaaaataatccCACACAACTTAAACGTTAACATAAGTCAATAGAGCAGAATAGTAACCATTCTAAGGCAATACTTAATTCCCCTCAATAAGTTCCACCAAAACATAAATTTGCAATTTgtcaatatttcaaaataatattgtcAAATAAACAGAAAAAGTATTGAGTTTTGCAAACATCAGAATCTGGTAAAcagatggattttttttttcctccctatccaacaaatttttgtttcttatctCATTGTACGAAGAACACAGTAAGATAAACGTAATGTTTGATGTTAAACAAAATGCGAACATCAGGCAGCAGGGGACTATAATATTAGTATCAATTGGTTCTTTGTGAACACAAACTCTAGAAAATGTGAGTCCTTGGAAACAAAGATTTGGATATGAACCATCAGAATATGATCTGTACACTTGTAAATATACAGCAGGAATAGTCCTTCAGTGATACATGGAATGAAAGATGGAAACTTGCCACTCAATTTTTGCACTCATCAAGGACAAACTTTGTGACAAAATATGTAAGCCACATTACAACATGAGTATGGCATAATCACCATTGAAAACATCGATAACTAGCAAGTTCAAAAATTCCTTTAAAATGTAAggattataaatatcataaccAAGGAAGCTACTTGAACATGAAGGAAAAATGCACTcttgttttgtttcttctttttgttaacCTTTTCCCTTCTAACAAAATGTTTCCTATCCAaagacaaacaaaaacaaaagaactgAAGAGGAAATAAAGTATGTCACTCACAGTGTATTTTTGAATAAGCTTCCTAAGCTTCTGCCGAGTCTTTTTCGAATTTTCCATGGACAAGTAACTCTCAGAATGCTCCCATCGGCATAGCTTTAAAAGTTCTTTCAGTTCTGTCTCAATGTTTTTTCTATTAGCTTGTACATGCTCCAGAGCTCTGAAAAGGTGAAACATGATAAGCAATcatatgaatgacttgagaatttcaaatcataaaataaacAGGGGAGGAAACTCACATCGGCAAGAATTGCACATAATAGCCAAACACATTGTATAAAATCTTTAAGTTTTCCATCTGGAAAGGACTGCACAAAACTATAGGAATCAGAACTTTTGAatccaaaaatagaaaatgattcaacacaataaaataattattaaataaaaagtcaCAATTAttttacctcttttttttttttaatgggtaaACGCAAAAGAGAATATATTGATTAGAAAAAGGAAGCCCGGAGGGCAACCCAAGGCATACATGAAGTATACAGCAGGCACCAAAAGGCTAAAAAGAGCAAAACatgagggaaaacaaaaaacctcacctacagcccaaccaatcaaaaaagtcGATTAATGTTAAAGGGTCAGCATCTATATACAACTTTGTCCAAGACCATAAACTTCACACAAAAGTATACTTCAACCTATGTACTGAAAACTCTTTATTGTTGAAtgctatcctatttctttctttccacaccgCCTAAAAAATGTATAAAGGAGACAGCTTCCAAGCTTTTTTGCGCTTCTTGCCTAGAAAAGACCCAAACCAACCAAGGAGAGTATCCCTTACCAAGCAAAGGGGAACACAAGTCACCCCAA is a window from the Vitis riparia cultivar Riparia Gloire de Montpellier isolate 1030 chromosome 9, EGFV_Vit.rip_1.0, whole genome shotgun sequence genome containing:
- the LOC117922564 gene encoding solute carrier family 25 member 44-like, whose protein sequence is MSLSAAEEDSAQEIHLPADIDWEMLDKSKFFFLGAALFSGVSATLYPVVVLKTRQQIAQSQVSSIRTAFSIVRHEGFRALYRGFGTSLMGTIPARALYMTALEVTKSNVGTATVRLGFPEPTAAAIANAAAGLSAAMAAQLVWTPIDVVSQRLMVQGGGGCGCGPGEKLKIPNASSCKYLGGIDAFRKILNTDGPRGLYRGFGISILTYAPSNAVWWASYSVAQRLIWSGIGVYLCKKDDETGENGVSTFRPDSKTVMAVQGVSAAMAGGVSALITMPLDTIKTRLQVLDGEENGRRGPTIGQTVRNLVREGGWMACYRGLGPRWASMSMSATTMITTYEFLKRLSAKNQEALT